From Gossypium raimondii isolate GPD5lz chromosome 11, ASM2569854v1, whole genome shotgun sequence:
GGTTTATGGAGCTGGAGCTTAAGGAGAAATTGGTTAATGATCAGTTTGAACAGATTGAGGCCAAAGAGGAACAACTTGGGTTGAAAGAGAGGCATTTTGAGCAGTGTTCTAAAGATTttgagttaaaagaaaaatgtcaCTATAAAGAGTTTGAGTTGAAAGAAAAATGCCTTGAGGTACTTTATCGGGAGCTCAAAGCAAAAGAGAAGCATTATGATGAATGTTTGAGAAAAGTCGAACTGAGAAAGAAGGAGATTGAAGAATTATCTGCAGAACATAGGAGAAAGTATGAGCAACAGTCCAGCGATCTTGAGTTCATTGTTAAAAAGTGTGAGCAGCAGTTCAAAGATCTTCATTCAAAGGAGAAGAAACTTGCAGAATGGTCTAAAGAACTTGAAAGGAAGAGTCTTGCTTCTGCCATGCATCCTCAAGTGAAAAACGAAGCTGCAGGTAGTTTGTCGATTAAATGTTCCATGGATCATTCTTCACCAGCACATCTTCGATTTTGCATACATATGGATGGAAAGGATTTGCAAATGTTCCTAAATGGGCGCTGGAAAGAGCACGGTTCAATAGGTACTGAAGTTGCTATGGCTCTTCAACTTTCAGGAGACCCTGCAAAGCTTGTCTTGGATGCAATGGAAGGGTTTTACCCTCCACATTTGAGTAAGGGAGATAGAGAGTTTGAAGGGGATGTTGCCAGAAGAAGTTGCATTCTCTTGTTAGAGCAATTGATGAAACTTTCACCTGAAATTAAGCCTAATGTTAGAAAAGAAGCTATGAAGCTTGCCTTTGATTGGATAACAAAAATGAGAGTTGAACCTGGCCATGAATTGGAGGTTTTGGGTTTTCTGCGGCTTTTAGCCTCTTTCCAATTGGCAAATGCTTTTGATGCTGATGAGCTTGTCAACTTTCTGGTGTTTGCTGCTCAACATATTCATGCTCCTGAATTATTCAAGGTTCTTGGTTTGGGAGATAAGATCAAGGGTAAGTTTATAAAACTGTTTTACCTTCTCTGATTTACATGCATatctaataatataacttttcttttatagATAACATGCAATTGCTCTATCTCCTTTCGCGTATTAACAACTTTTATCATGATGGTCCATTATTGATTTTGTTCTTGTAATCAAAACAAGAGAACCAGAGATATGCataaatgagttgatttttcaagataaaatgaaaaatactgATCACTCTTTTGTTTCATTCTCGATAAATCTATGGCCTTGCTCCTAAAATGAAATGTAGTTTGGagttatatagtttttttttttttatacggGGAGGTCTGATAGGAGTTATAACTTGGATGGCTTATTTGACAGGTTTCATAAGGAAGCTTGTTGAAAAGAAGCAGCATATGGAGgcaattagatttatttatgcttttgaaCAGGTTAATGAGTTCCCACCGGTACCTGTGTTGAAAGATTTTATCAATCATTCTAAGATTGAAGCTAAAAGAATATTTAGGAATGGGAATAAAACACCTGAAGCACGGGTTTGTTTACCTTCCTCTCTTTCTATTTAAATGCCTACTATGTCACTTGACATTAAGCCATGTAAGCTATGTAAATTAACAGAATGAGGCAGACATCAAAAGATTGGCTGATCTGAGGGctgttgtcaaatgcattgaagATCATAAGCTTGAAGAGGAGTACCGACCTTATAACCTTAAGAACCTTAAGGATTTAATCATCtctcttgaaaaagaaaataaaagcagCAGTCTTACCTCCCCAAAAGCTAACCCTGTCCTTTGCACGGCTCGTGAGACTGACACCCCATCACAGCAGCATGGTGGTATTAAGCGGCCACGAGAGTTCATGGAAACACAAATTGTTGGAGATGCCCCTCTCGGTGCCACAGCCACTAAAATGGATTCTAAGCATCTAAAAGGTTTAAAACAAGGTAAGCATTCTTTATAATGGTTGCTGCACACTCCATTTCTTTGTAAGGTTCCTACCTAGTTATTGTCATTCTTTATAATGCAAGTATTTTTGTTTACTGCACATAGTGGTTGTTGTTAATactgaaaaattacaatttgttCACTATAATATGACATTTGTAGGCTATTGTTCATTAAGCCCTTGATTTCATCCATTTCTCATCTTGACTGAGGAATAGATATTAGTCCCAAGTTTACTGATAATCGTTAACATAGTGGTTTCAACTATAAAGAGCATATTTTGACTTCCAGACATTTATTCCAGTCGACTACGTTAGTCATTGATGATTGTTTCTAATACTAACAGTTCGTTCTAGTTGCATCTTTCCTGTTCTAAATCTTGTCAGTTGCTTTTGAGTGGAGGAAGGTGTGCTTTCTTTTGAATGGGCTTCATCGATAGTTACCTTGAACAGTGTTATGACAAATTATGTTGCCATCAGTTTTCGTATGCCTTTTCTGTATGCTTATAGATGAATCTCCCTTACCGATTAAGGTCTCTTATTTTCGGTTTTCATAACCATTACTTCCTTTAGACGTCTAATACATGTGTAGTAACTCCATTGAATTGAATGCTCTGTAAATTAAGTCATAACTATACAAAAGTTAATTAGTGCTGATAAATGGTGCAATTTAGTAGAATCGAGGCAACCTTCAGTAAGGTGTTCATTCCTAAGTTTAGTAGAAAAAGTTTGATTCTTGTTAGTTGATGGAAGTTTTCTATTATACATTACAGACGAAAAGGTGCCACCTTGTCCCCTTGGAGAGCAGATGGAGGAACCAAATTGTAGACCATTGCAACAGCAAGATAGTGAGAAAAAACACAATGCGACCACTGGTGCCCCTGCTGTTCCTTCCCTAGTTCTCCCAGCCGCTTCCTCAACAGCTCCTGCTACTATTTCTGCACCCAAACAACAGGAGAATGAACTTAAGTGTCCTGGAACAGCTTTATCTCAAACGCAttcaaaccctaacccttatcctGTTACAGAATATTATTCTTGGGAAGCTCTTGCAAGGCATGGTGATGAAGTTGGTAGTTAGCTTAGTGAATGCAGTAGACCAAGCTGACCAATGCCTTTTAGTGGCTCTAATTAACGACCCTTGGCTCAATTTGTCTATATAGTGAACTAACCGAAACAAAAGATACTTGAATGTTGTtgcttttcaatttaatatatggTACTATATTGTAGATACTAAAATTGTAGTTATTTCCCttgtaaaagttgaaatttcTGTAGTTTGTTATATTTAATATGACCCTTACAGTTATTACTCTAATTCTTCACCTTATACATTTATTCTAGAATTACATCCATCAATGTGCACTCTcatctaataataaaattttaaatataatgaatGTTGTGTTAATTTGATGGTTAATGTGTTCATTGTCCTAGATATGATTAGGGTTCAAGTTGCACTAGTAGTAATATTATTTAGGGTTTTGCTCTTCTCTtgtaatttaaacatttaacatgttttaatgtattttaaacaTTCAAGAGGTGATTTCAtaaacttaatttcattttcaaattcaacccTAAAAAGTGAGTTTTCAAAATTcttcattaatatttatatttttttataaatataatgatatcTATATATTGAATACTTCTTAAAccgtttattttaatataattatttttaatttgtaaaatttcaataacctaatttttattaaatcaattatttatcCAAACAAGTAATTACAAAGGGTAGCATtttgaattgatgaattttaatgtGCTAGCATTTTaagaatcataaaaaatttaaagttctaAAGTATTTCTAACATATTCAACCtaatatagttttactttaggtaattaatgcaaattaaatagtattcaaaataataactaattaacatATTGATCAAGTGATAAATTAAGATACTTATAATTCTATTCGGTAACAACTAACAACTCTATTTTACACTGTTGCTTACgttaacatattttaaactaataattgtaaattataattatacttatacaactttttttctcttattttatgcttagaattatattcaagtaataatattattttaaaattagcataagtataatttaaattctaattatttttgaatatgtaaatttcataactttttaaattataattatttttaattatcgtaacttttattttatttcaacttttaaactaattaataattctacactaaatattataattactttgaaatgtgaatttaatattatgatgaaaaataaaagatattttattaaaatagaaaagtttttaaacggtaatttaagaattaatattatagataattaatataaactctaatttaagaaatcatttattatatgaataaaatttaactttaatttgtatttaaacaCGGTAATGAGCCTAAATCAAGCCccaataaataacaaaaattaggCCTAAAGCCCAATCAATgatcattatattaaaaaataaagtgttatttttctttttcattttgtgcTCTTTATTCTAGAAAActcctttcatttttctttcaataagTAAGTTCCTCTCTGTTacttcaaataataataacacatatcacaaaaattaaaaagaaagcaTCCTAAGaatagaaaaattgtaaaagttttataaacacatttaaataatcataaaaagtaattatatattataaaatcaatttaaaatttgaaacatcAACAAAGTTTATTACATtattcaaaccctaaaatccaTTATTGGTCCAACGTAAGTTATAATAattctaaaacattaaaacattccGACCaataattcaaacattaaaagCATTCAAATTTATAATCCAAAGGCCGAACACATAAAAACGTATAATACAAACTCAATCACGTAATCCAAAGTTCAAACTcaaatgaaacaaatttaattatttttattaacattccAATTATCTCCATCTTCATCTTGATCATTACTTCCACTAGCTTTATCACCACTAAAAGATCAAAGACCCGATCCATCCTGAACCACGAAAacattatttatcaaaaattttattataaacattttaacttgactcatataaagaaaaaaaataaaaaattcacaaatcaaaggtaataaatattaactttaaagtttcaaatataaacaattaCTAACCGTTAGCATTCTACATAAACCAATTCACACAAAATACTAATATCATGATAGAGAAGGGAAGAACAATATACTAAAATGAATTTAGGCTTACTTTGTTTTCCTTAGCCAAAAGAACATTTCTGTATATTAAAAGagtagaaatattttttttgttcaacaGCATAATCTTTCCTTCTAACACGTGTAACATGTTTCACACACCAAAAGAAAAGGCACATACATAATGCAAACCACTAAGTATACCTTCCTTCCCATAAGACTGTACTCTTACACTGAcacaattaataataacaccaaaaataaaataattaacatcaaaatattatactcaaaaaattaaaagcaaccCTAAATCAATCTTCATATTTATATTCACAAAATCAAACTctaccaaacttcaattcataCATTGAACTAAGAACAACATCTCACAATTCCAAAAAACCAACAGATGAAACTCCAAGGTTGAGATGAAACTTGGAAACCAATTTTCTTCATAAGGTTCTCTCATCTTCAAATGAAATACAATAAAGGGACACAATCCAATCTCAaccataaaaaatcacttaaaaaaaaaaggaaataacaaAAAGCACTACCTTGAAAACATAAAAGAGATAAGTCAActttatcaaaaattttcaacttccTTTCTAAATTTTTTCAATCAACATTAATTTTAGATTCTATAAAGtatgatgatatgatattttaaaattttatcatatcaaaacttaaaattttaatttttatataaaatcttaaaatattaataattatttgaaatttgtaaagaaattatttagaaaaaattgaagatgAAGTGACAAATAGTAccttattatcaaattttaacgaaatccaaattcaatattaaagtaATAGAATTGGAATTCAATATCAAAGTAGTTAAAGCTACTAAATTTAGAGAGAAATATGAACAAAActaaattaaggattaaaatagaaaaagtctAAATGTAAAGAAGAAAGCAACAACACATCCCCATAAAATAATCATCTACCCAGATAAAAGACAAACATCATCAATAACATTTCACACAAAATCAACATATAGAGACGGTCAATTAATCACCAAAAGAAATGGATAATCCCATACCTTCTTGTTGCCTCCGATAAACTAATTACCTCATTTTCTAGGCTTACTCTAGATCTCTATTTTTTCCCTGAAATCTACTTGTCATTATCTATTAACAAGAGACCTTGTTCTCCCACGTATTCCatatttcctttacttattGCAAGGACTTCTTTAATCTTCTGTAGAATTCTCAGATTCTTCTATCATGTCATtcatcaataataatattagacatagaagggaaaagaaataatatattaaataaatttatgcttACTTGGGTACTAGAAGTTCAAGGATCgaattttcactttctttttgcTCAACTAGTTGAAGGAGCATtcccatcttcttcaaaattcttAGATTCTTCTATCAttattctattttggtcaccaaTAATGATGTATTGTTTCTTTAGAGGTTGAAGAACTTGTTTGATATTTAGCAGGTGAAAAGaagaatcaaatataatttattatgttatcATGTACACTCTTAGTAAAAAAAACCTCAATTTAATATTGCATAAATAACTAGTCACTTGTCTAgattctaaataatatataatagcATCCTCCTTTAAAAGGAATACAAATATCTCTTCATTATGCTCTTACTTTCTATATCCATTAACCTTAAAAACCCTTCTTCTCATTCCAATTCTTTGGTTTTGATTGGAGAAAAGAATCGAGAGTGAAATTGTTggtattttagtaaaaaaaatatgaaacacaaaaatgtgaaagaaaaatatattgaaagtACACTATCATTTGTTGTATTGTTTAGATTATATAGCTAAAAAAAAGTAACTGAAAATATATCAATTCCTAAAGATTTGGTCTACAAACCTATTATTCAACAAGTCTAAGGCACATTCTCAACACTCCTCATTGCCTTACTAATTACAAaaacctaatttattttttagaactTTAAATCTAACTTTTGGAAGAGCCTTGGTTAACATATGTGCAATTTGATCTTCTGTCTTGCAAAAAATCGACTTGGATTTCACCaatcttctatttttctttcaaatgatATTCATCAATCCTGTTGTACCAGGCCTTAGGATCCTGTTTAAGAATGTATAAGGCCTTGTTTAATATGTAGACTTTCTTTTCCTGTCTCTTCACTTGGAATTCATCAAACTGCTCTTCTCTCATTGCTTCAATCCACTTGTCATCCTTCTCAGTGTCTTTAAACTCAGCAGACTCAAATACAACAACATTACACCTTTTATAAATTTCAGATAAAGATCTTGTGTCACAAACTGGAACATCATCTATGTTGTCATCAAAGTATTGAGGAGTCTCTAGCAATTACTTTGTTGTTAGCTTCTCCTCCATTGGATTTAGAGTAAagcttttttctttcatttttactttGAATACATCTCTGCCTTTTGAGTCTTTGATCAAACACAATTTGTTTTCAAATATGACCTTGAAACCTTTTTCAATCAACTACCCAACACTAAGAAGATTTTGGTCAATGTTAGACGCGTATAGAACATCACTTATGTGTTTCAAACCTATTAAACTTTCAATAGCCACTGTTCCTTTCCCTTAATTGGAATAAACTCACCATTtccaacttttattttggaaatgatAGTTTTATCAAGTTCTTTAAAAAGTGTTTGGTCATTGGTCATGTGATTTGTGTAGTTGCTATCAATCAACCAAGAATCACTAGAGCTATTACTTGTAGAGAAACGTGTCGCCACAAAAAATAACTCATCGTGTTGTTGCTCAATAGATGCTTTTGCCTCTTCCTATTATTGAGACTTACAGACCCACTTTATGTGCCCAATACTGCCAGATTTTCTGCATTTGATATCAGGCCTCCACTAACACTGTTTTGGCAAGTGATTTGTCTTTTTACAGTGTGGACATGGTGTATATGtcttgttgttgttattattgctgatcttatatttaattttcttgtttttgccTCCTGAATCTTCAAACTTTGCTTGAAAAGCACCCTCTACTAATGCTTTTTGTCTCATCTTTCTCCTTTGTTTTAGAGCCTGCAATGCATTCACTAATTTTGTCAAGGATATACTTGACAAATCCTTAGATTCTTCTAATGAAGAAATTTTAGACTCATACTTTTCAGGCAAAGTGACAAGAATTTTTTGTACTATTCGATCATCAGAAAAATCCTTACCTAGCAATCTTACCATGTTTACTATGCCTTCCAACTTGTTAGAATAGTCTTTAATGGTTTCTGTCTCCTTCATTTTTAGTATTTCAAAATCTGATCAAATTGAACACCTAcatattttttgttctttcattgTCCTGGTATTCTTTCTTGAGGtagttccaatttttttttgctgACCCCAAATTCTTGattcttgtaaatattttacttgaaacaacaaagaaaagacaTGTTTTAGCTTTGGACTTCCTTGTTCTCTTTATGAGTCTTTAATTGATTCATTGTTGGATTTGCTAACAATAATGAAACATCATAGCCTTCTTCTATTACTTCCCAAAGATCCATCACATCAAGATAGATTGACATTCTAATAGCCTAAGCTTGATAGTTatcatcataaaaaattggTGGAACAATATGAGAAAACGAAATTGTGTCAGCTTCCATGTCTAAAGCTTATATGTTTCTCTCAACTCATAAATCCCTTAAGATAAGAGCTCAGATACCAATGCTggtattttagtaaaaaaaatgaaacacaGAAAATGTGAAATAGAAATATATTGGAAGCAGACTATAATTTATTGTATTGTTCATATTATATAGctaaaaaaagtaatagaaaACATATCCTGCTTATATCCAACCACGTAACTTACTCCTAAAATCATgccacaaaattaaaaattcctaAAGACTTGGTTTACAGACCTATTATTCAACAAGTCTAAGGCACATTCTCAACATAAATgtttatcatttattgaaaattttcaaaatactaaataataaggACATTTGAAAAAGCATGTGTACTTgttctttgaaaaatttttgtATGGTGCTATTAAGGTTGCCTTCTCAACATTCTTCACTTGGTTGCCAGTATTCATCTCTAAAAAATAGTTGTACTTTGTGCAATCTTGGAGTGATCGAGTCTCCTTGAGAGAATATCTTAATATTTGGGCAATCTTTCAGATATACATCTTGTAAGGATAGGAATTTAAAGGCATAATTCCTTGATTCACAAAAGCTTTCTAGCTCTGGTAGAGATTCAAGTTTCATCATGACCATAATCATCATCCCCactttctattatttcttttatcttttcataatcatttacagtcatataaaaaaataaaaacaaataaataaagaaatagttTGGAAATTATCTAGGATGATGATACTTGATTCACCCAAAATAGGGGTTGTTGATTAGTGTTTCCACTTGATTCTTAAGAAGTAAACAATATCTCCACTTTGTTACATGCATGCACTTCCATATTCTTCAAAGATGTTCAATTTATGCTTTGCATCTTATGATAGATATTCTTTAGATTTGGCAATTCAAAGAGAGTTAAGGATGTTAGACGTGGAAATTCAATTGTAATTATAATATCCTATTGAAAGAGTTGTGGAGAAAATGATAGCATAGCACTAGTGTTAATTTCTTGAGATTAggattcacatattatttcttCTAATGATTCACAATTCCATAGGCTCAAATTCTCAAGCTGGTGAAGTCTCGTCAACATACTCAATGGAAAAACATTCAATAACTTAAGACAAACTTCCAATGAAATAGCTATTAGTTGGGAATATTATCGGATAATGATACAAAGTCAATTATTAGTTACCTAAATCTTAGCTTTGACTGAGTTGtgcttttttttcccttaattaTATACTTTCTGTTATGATCGTGCTAAGATTAGTGTTACACTTTTTATGTTAGTTTGTTATGGTGtaaagcctatttataggcctaTCATTTGTTTCATTAGTGTAGTGAATAATACAACAAAGTCAATCAAATCCTCACTTTCTCTTGTGCAACTCtgagttttttttcaatttgttactTGGGTTAAATTCAAGTCAATTGCAGTCTTATCTTTGTTTAGCAGCTGTTTGTTAAAAGTCTTGTGTGACTATTTCTTggttattgataatttttccaACATATATCGTATCAAAGCTAGGTTTATTTGTAACTGACAGTGCAACTAATGGTGGGTAACTGCAATATAGTGAATGTACCTCAATTATCAATTCTAGTCTTAAATGGAGAAAGTTATGAGTTCTTGAGCATCAATATGAAGACTTTGTTCAAGTTTTTGGATCTTTAGAACTTAGTTGAGAATGGTTATGATGAATCAGATGAAGAGCCaagattgaaagaaaataagaagaatGACTCGAAGGCATTATTCTTTATCCAACAAGCTGtttataagaatatttttttcaaaaattgctACAGCAACTATTGCCAAAAGCTTAGGGAATCTTGCAGACAACATTTCAATGCTTCTCTAAGGTAACCATGATAAAACTTCAATCTCTTCATCGAGTTTTTAAAACTCTGTAGATGAAAGGTGAAGAGTCAATGcaagattttttttatctagAGTTGCTACAATTTTAAACTAGGCGCAGTCCTATAGAGAAAAAATTACTGACAAAACAATTGTAGCAAAGTTCTAAGGAGTCTTACTCCTATGTTTGATCATGTAGTGGCTGCCATTGAAGAGTCTAAAGACCTAAAAACATTCACATTTGATGAGTTGATAGGATCATTGCAGTCCCATGAGGCAAGTTTGAACAAGTCAGAAAAGAAGACTGAAGAAAAGGGTTTTCATGTAAAGGGGGAGGCATCACCCAAgagaaatgaacaaaaatggtgTGGTAAAGTTGGATCTCTAGGAAGAGAAGGTTGTAGTAGAGGATGAGGTCGGGGTAATAAGCACCAAAATCAAACTCAACAACAAGATAACAAAAGGTCCATCCAATGttattattgtaaaaggttTGGGCATGTGAAGGCAGATTGCTGGAAATGACAAAGGCAAGAACAAGCAAGTTATACAGAGCAAAAAGATGAGGTGATCAAATTGTTCATGGCTTATCAAAAAGATGCAACGAGTCACAACAACATTTGGTTTCTGGACAGTGGGTGCTCGAATCACATGATTAGCGTAAAGTCATTGTTCAAGGAGATTGATGAGACCTTCAAACAAAATGTAACACTTGGAACAACAAGAAGATTCAAGTGGAAGGGAAGGGCAATGTGGAAGTCAAAAGCAATTTTGGTAATGTAAAACTTCTATATGATGTTTATTACATTCCTAGTTTGTCACAAAATCTGTTGAGTGTAGGGCAACTCATGGCTACTGGATATTCTATTATGTTCGACGATGTCTCTTGTGTGATCAaagataaaaaatcaaatcaaatcattgTTGATGTTCTATTACGTTTAGTGCTTGTGACCAAATTAGTGATAAGGAATTAGTATATCCTTGATATTTAGTTCgtttaaaatgtcatttttagGTGCTGGGATTGCTGCTATTGTGATGGCATCGAAAAATGACCAAGTGCGTGACTCATTCTTGTAAAAGCAGTGAATGACGCGAAGCCGGAAACCACACTATTGAcgttacacgaccgtgtgttaGGCTATGTGACAGACCGTGTGACAGGCCGTGTGTCAAACCGAGTAAGCGACACAGTTGTGTGTCAGGCTATGTGATAGACCGTGTGAgctacatggtcgtgtgtcaggccgtgtaggCCATACAAGCTGGGTCAGGTAGgtcgtgtgggcccatttttagaaaattttagttagGGTCATGTTTGAAGTGCTTTTTGAGGTTAGCTATTTCATAAAGTCGATTATGTGATATGTATGATTTCGATATATGAAATCTGTGATGCTAATATTGTATATGTAACTTCTAAAAGCATGTTTGTAGTATAAATTCTACATCTGAtctataaatttgataattctATTAGTATGTTTCTAATATGCAAAACATGATTCATCTTTTTGTATATGAGTATGTATTATGTTTTAGCATGTGCATTAGGGTGGGATATCTATGTAACGAATGAAGTGTTGGTAGTTTAATGATCTGTCTTATATGGTGGTTTTACCATATATATCTGTTCTGACAGCTTGACTACAATTCTGGTGGATTGACCATATTTATCTGATTCTGGTGGattatcatattatttctatCAGTTTGGCTGCATTATTCTGAAAAGTGACATACGTTCACTATTGAGCTGTGTGGGGCTGGATGGGTGTTTATTACCCACCCTaattggtgtgtagggatggacgaAGATAgtgtgtagcagatgggggTAGGATCTGTATCTGTATTTGTTTTGTATCAAGTGTTGTATCGCATGATATGCCATGTCATCTGTATCTGATTTGATTATGATATTACATTCAATAGTTTGTCATGCTATGTATTCTGCTCGATTTCTGATTTCTATATGAATTTGCTATATGCTCTATTTGTATGGGCtgagttacacactgagcttGTAAGCTTACCCAATTTTTCTGACTTCTCAGATAATTAACAAACTTAGGACTGGACGACATGCGAGAGCTTGGATTGGTTTCTCAGTTATTTACGTATGATGGTTCATGTTTTTAAACTATTCTAGACTTTTTGGGACTATAAATCTATTTTCGAGCTTTGCTTTTCGTTTTGGGTCGCTTTTGATGGATttagtaattattgtttaaaaattgaaaagttgtaTGCTTTTACAAACTAAGTcactgttttcaaattttaatactcTGAAATTTCTATTGTAAAACATGGTAATCAATTAAACTATTTTCTGTAAAATAAACAACTTCGAACacgaattttctaaaaattagaaAGAGGTTTGCAAAAACTAACTTTTAATATCACCCTATCTTCAAGGGTTACTTTTGAGTTGCTAAATGAGTTTATGTAATTCCTCAAGATTCGGCTATAACGTCTAAACCGGATGTGGTGTGTTACACCCTTAGACATTGctcttattttgatttggttggtTTTTAGTATGTACCTAGGTAGGCCAATGGGATAGCTCATTGACTTGCCTATTGGTCTCTTCCTAAGGATGTTTCTTGTGTTTTCGGTTTGGACTATCTAGATGTCATTCACTTACTTATGTTGGAAGAAGA
This genomic window contains:
- the LOC105804482 gene encoding uncharacterized protein LOC105804482, which encodes MEKLTDLELIELNKANLRRTMDEIQQRASSILLLNIQWKDMEKVLDSAQSSIEERLKEVISKEEEMEERAKKLEKEIQRRESSVKEQFETLKVKEEELGRQFRDLELGKKYCEERLREVELEQKELEEKQGEFVLKEKAFDKCCRDFELEKKDLERSRKDLQFSVEQCEQQCKEFKLMEKVVNDKLGEIGLKENDLENRLSDFVLREQQFGLKEKSFEKRCMEFELEEKALEERRRDLEVSVKQCERQCEEFKLMEKSVKDKLEEVGVKEKYLEKCLSEYELKEVQFELKEKSFVKRYMEFEREEKAFKERCRDLEVNVKLYEQKYKRLEVTEKWVQKQLEEIKRKEEEFELRERDLGQRCRVVELSENCLQNGIKDLKLKSEQCEERFRELKLMEESVTTRFEDLEEKEEKFRWKLDHFEQRSTDYTMKETSLEKGRQDLDAKQKHNEECLREINLREKRIEESSEELARKYKLQFEDLECKVKQYDQRFMELELKEKLVNDQFEQIEAKEEQLGLKERHFEQCSKDFELKEKCHYKEFELKEKCLEVLYRELKAKEKHYDECLRKVELRKKEIEELSAEHRRKYEQQSSDLEFIVKKCEQQFKDLHSKEKKLAEWSKELERKSLASAMHPQVKNEAAGSLSIKCSMDHSSPAHLRFCIHMDGKDLQMFLNGRWKEHGSIGTEVAMALQLSGDPAKLVLDAMEGFYPPHLSKGDREFEGDVARRSCILLLEQLMKLSPEIKPNVRKEAMKLAFDWITKMRVEPGHELEVLGFLRLLASFQLANAFDADELVNFLVFAAQHIHAPELFKVLGLGDKIKGFIRKLVEKKQHMEAIRFIYAFEQVNEFPPVPVLKDFINHSKIEAKRIFRNGNKTPEARNEADIKRLADLRAVVKCIEDHKLEEEYRPYNLKNLKDLIISLEKENKSSSLTSPKANPVLCTARETDTPSQQHGGIKRPREFMETQIVGDAPLGATATKMDSKHLKGLKQDEKVPPCPLGEQMEEPNCRPLQQQDSEKKHNATTGAPAVPSLVLPAASSTAPATISAPKQQENELKCPGTALSQTHSNPNPYPVTEYYSWEALARHGDEVGS